The bacterium genome contains a region encoding:
- a CDS encoding serine/threonine protein kinase produces the protein MMTQSHPFVIGQWVRGEKFFGRAALIDELLHGPRAAVWIAGLRRMGKTSLLRELERRVLRAADPVYLPLYWDLEGAVDDDTLRESLLAGLDEARDRFDCDRQWEKLSTPEILRRLQSTTRSHNKRLLLLCDEGEALLALAQNDAPLLARLRRVLQGSEAVRCLLTATRRLARLETFEAAETSPFLHGFTPPLYLSPFSEEEARRLTAQADFDVAVQAQLFACTGGHPFLLQVLAKRTLELGEFDAALASMQHDETLRNFFQVDYQSLQPVEQALLQRCARQSLPAEALATTAVERIALQTLRALGLLAETGETLQLRSPLFQNWLAALPGALAQVESATAAGTIAVTLPLQPGDRIGAYEILYEIARGGMGVVYCARDVHLQRRAAIKVLPPELGHEPAQRARLLAEARALSQLNHPNIAIIYAVEFVDGAPCLCMEYVEGLPLDAWASQPHNDFSRKLAVARQIATALAAAHAAGLIHRDLKPSNIIVNSQQVVKLLDFGIARREQAGLRLTQAGQMLGTPAYMSPEQISNLEVDRRSDVFSLGVVLYELFTGSRPFQGENLYALAYAIVNENPAAPGVIAPAVSAGLQQVLLQALQKQPAKRFADAGELLSRLLQI, from the coding sequence ATGATGACGCAATCCCATCCCTTCGTAATTGGCCAATGGGTGCGCGGCGAGAAATTCTTCGGCCGCGCGGCATTGATCGACGAATTGTTGCACGGCCCGCGCGCGGCGGTGTGGATCGCGGGTCTGCGCCGCATGGGCAAGACTTCGCTGCTGCGCGAGCTCGAGCGCCGCGTGCTGCGCGCTGCCGATCCCGTTTACCTCCCGCTGTATTGGGATTTGGAAGGCGCGGTTGATGACGACACCCTGCGCGAGAGCTTGCTCGCCGGCCTCGATGAGGCCCGCGACCGTTTCGACTGCGACCGCCAATGGGAGAAGTTGTCCACTCCCGAAATCCTGCGGCGCCTGCAAAGCACAACGCGCTCGCACAACAAAAGACTGCTGCTGCTGTGTGACGAAGGAGAAGCCCTGCTCGCGCTGGCACAGAACGATGCGCCGCTGCTGGCGCGCTTGCGCCGCGTGCTGCAGGGCAGCGAGGCCGTCCGCTGCCTGTTGACCGCCACCCGCCGCTTGGCGCGCCTGGAAACGTTCGAGGCCGCTGAAACCTCACCCTTTCTGCACGGCTTCACGCCGCCGCTTTACCTTTCTCCTTTCTCAGAAGAGGAAGCCCGCCGCCTCACCGCACAGGCTGATTTTGACGTTGCCGTGCAGGCACAACTCTTTGCCTGCACCGGCGGCCATCCCTTTCTGCTGCAAGTGCTGGCCAAGCGCACGCTGGAGTTGGGCGAATTCGATGCCGCTCTGGCCAGCATGCAGCACGATGAAACGCTGCGCAATTTTTTTCAAGTCGATTACCAAAGCCTGCAGCCGGTCGAACAGGCGTTGCTGCAGCGCTGCGCCCGCCAGAGTCTGCCGGCCGAGGCGCTCGCCACTACTGCGGTGGAACGCATCGCGCTGCAAACTCTGCGCGCTCTCGGCCTGCTTGCTGAGACCGGCGAGACGCTGCAACTGCGTTCGCCATTGTTCCAGAACTGGCTGGCCGCCCTGCCCGGCGCCCTTGCACAAGTCGAGTCAGCGACTGCAGCCGGCACGATCGCGGTGACCTTGCCGCTGCAGCCGGGTGATCGGATCGGCGCTTATGAAATTCTTTATGAGATTGCGCGCGGCGGCATGGGCGTCGTCTACTGCGCGCGTGACGTACATCTGCAGCGGCGGGCAGCGATCAAAGTGCTGCCGCCGGAGCTTGGGCATGAGCCGGCGCAGCGCGCCCGCCTGCTGGCGGAGGCGCGCGCGCTTTCCCAACTCAACCACCCGAATATTGCCATCATTTATGCCGTGGAGTTTGTCGACGGCGCGCCCTGTTTGTGTATGGAATATGTGGAAGGTTTGCCGCTGGATGCGTGGGCGAGTCAGCCACATAACGATTTCAGCCGGAAGCTGGCCGTCGCGCGGCAAATCGCCACGGCGCTCGCCGCCGCGCATGCCGCCGGCCTCATCCATCGTGATCTCAAGCCGAGCAACATCATCGTCAATTCCCAGCAAGTCGTCAAGCTGCTGGATTTCGGCATTGCACGGCGCGAGCAGGCGGGTCTGCGTCTCACTCAGGCCGGCCAGATGCTCGGCACGCCGGCCTACATGTCGCCCGAGCAGATCAGCAACCTGGAAGTCGATCGGCGCAGCGACGTCTTCTCCCTGGGCGTGGTGCTGTACGAGCTGTTCACCGGCAGCCGGCCGTTTCAGGGAGAGAATTTGTATGCGCTGGCTTATGCCATCGTGAACGAGAATCCAGCCGCACCGGGTGTGATTGCACCGGCGGTTTCGGCCGGCCTGCAACAGGTGCTGCTGCAAGCGCTGCAAAAGCAGCCGGCAAAACGCTTTGCCGATGCCGGTGAACTGCTGTCCCGCCTCCTGCAAATCTGA
- a CDS encoding AAA family ATPase gives MMKQSNGPRPWLMLLAGMMLLTAPAVMAQWSTHYLNGLQKVEKSQWQEAAQDFRAALAIKPAPRRDAVSEVGLIPFNYLPHYQLGRALFFLADYAGARAHFDRELEYATIRELPADYNNLLRLREAATALLQMQKSESAPAVLPWTALLEASYRLGQGFTIRRLDSLLTANPALDEPGRQQILRWFAEHPPAARSSPARAEPAAALDSLAQEQQAAQTAYLQGRYFEALARFDRLATLAPNDATLAAWRERVQFEIARLSAPAPAAAARSDTITRTEYVRAGAPVLVLREPEAATASVRTPTLRIRGYAQDDSGIAAITFVVNGAALAEAARPQPDAEGKYHFTAAIPLRLGENEIAVTAADLDRQQHTSTERLRLRRLPPLYQTAQFWLITGAGLVFVLGALFANRLIRNRISFVNRYNPYIAGAPIRDAEMFFGRRQLLERILRTLPNNSLMISGARRIGKTSLQHQLLRLLKEREDPVYHFAPVLVDLQGVAEESFFTHLIEEARDQLGPEVAAAVAKPQPRAGYGHREFAEDLRTILACLQARENDRGAAGKRVRLVFLLDEVDELNRYSERTNQRLRSIFMKSFSENLVAVLTGSNIRKQWESESSPWYNFFEQIAMPALSRAEALQLIHEPVRGFFKFTPEAAERIWQLSEGRPFLIQKFCVRLVNHAIETRRRVIRLPEVERLRQEVREDTAS, from the coding sequence ATGATGAAGCAATCGAATGGGCCGCGGCCGTGGCTGATGCTGCTCGCGGGAATGATGCTGTTGACGGCACCGGCAGTCATGGCGCAATGGTCCACGCACTACTTGAACGGCCTGCAGAAGGTCGAGAAGAGCCAGTGGCAGGAGGCGGCGCAGGATTTTCGAGCAGCGCTGGCGATCAAGCCCGCACCGCGACGCGATGCCGTGAGCGAGGTGGGGTTGATCCCCTTCAATTATTTGCCGCACTATCAACTCGGCCGCGCGCTGTTTTTCCTCGCGGATTATGCCGGCGCCCGCGCGCATTTCGATCGCGAACTGGAATACGCCACCATTCGCGAGCTGCCCGCGGATTACAACAATCTGCTGCGGCTGCGTGAGGCCGCCACTGCCCTGTTGCAAATGCAGAAGAGTGAGAGCGCGCCGGCTGTGTTGCCCTGGACGGCGCTGTTGGAGGCGAGCTATCGCCTCGGTCAGGGCTTCACGATTCGCCGCCTGGATTCCTTGCTGACGGCAAACCCCGCGTTGGACGAACCCGGCCGGCAACAAATTTTGCGCTGGTTTGCCGAGCATCCGCCGGCAGCGCGCAGTTCCCCGGCGCGCGCGGAACCGGCTGCCGCGCTTGATTCCCTCGCACAAGAACAGCAAGCTGCGCAGACCGCCTACCTGCAAGGCCGCTATTTCGAGGCGCTCGCCCGCTTCGATCGCCTCGCCACACTCGCGCCGAATGATGCCACCCTCGCCGCCTGGCGCGAGCGTGTGCAATTCGAGATTGCCCGCCTGAGTGCGCCGGCCCCCGCCGCTGCCGCGCGCAGCGATACCATCACCCGAACCGAATACGTGCGGGCCGGCGCGCCGGTGCTCGTGCTGCGCGAGCCGGAGGCCGCCACCGCCAGCGTGCGCACGCCGACGCTGCGCATTCGCGGATATGCGCAAGATGATTCCGGCATTGCCGCGATCACTTTTGTGGTGAATGGCGCCGCGCTAGCCGAGGCTGCCCGGCCGCAGCCGGATGCCGAAGGCAAATATCATTTCACCGCCGCGATTCCCTTGCGTCTGGGCGAAAACGAAATCGCCGTGACTGCTGCTGATCTCGATCGCCAACAGCACACCAGCACGGAACGGTTACGCCTGCGCCGCCTGCCGCCGTTGTATCAAACCGCGCAATTCTGGCTGATCACCGGCGCGGGTCTGGTGTTCGTGCTCGGCGCCCTTTTCGCCAATCGCCTGATCCGCAACCGCATTTCGTTCGTGAATCGCTACAATCCCTACATCGCCGGCGCGCCGATTCGTGACGCCGAGATGTTCTTCGGCCGGCGACAATTGCTCGAGCGCATTCTGCGTACCCTGCCCAACAACAGTCTGATGATCTCGGGAGCGCGGCGGATCGGCAAGACTTCGTTGCAGCATCAATTGCTGCGCCTGCTCAAGGAGCGGGAGGATCCGGTTTATCATTTTGCGCCGGTGCTGGTGGATTTGCAGGGCGTGGCCGAAGAGTCGTTCTTTACGCATCTCATCGAAGAAGCGCGCGACCAGCTCGGCCCGGAGGTGGCGGCGGCCGTGGCGAAACCGCAGCCGCGCGCCGGCTACGGCCACCGTGAGTTCGCCGAAGACTTGCGCACCATCCTGGCGTGTTTGCAGGCCCGCGAGAATGACCGCGGCGCGGCGGGCAAGCGCGTGCGGCTGGTTTTCCTGCTCGATGAAGTGGATGAACTCAATCGCTACAGTGAGCGCACCAACCAGCGGCTGCGTTCGATTTTCATGAAGTCATTCAGCGAGAACCTGGTGGCGGTGCTGACCGGCAGCAACATTCGCAAACAGTGGGAGAGTGAATCAAGTCCGTGGTACAATTTTTTCGAGCAAATCGCAATGCCGGCGCTGTCGCGCGCCGAGGCGCTGCAGCTCATTCATGAGCCGGTCAGGGGGTTTTTCAAGTTCACGCCGGAGGCAGCAGAAAGAATCTGGCAGCTTTCCGAGGGCCGGCCGTTTCTCATTCAGAAATTCTGCGTGCGGTTGGTGAATCATGCCATCGAAACCCGGCGGCGTGTCATCCGCTTGCCGGAGGTCGAGCGCCTGCGGCAGGAAGTGAGAGAGGATACTGCCTCATGA
- a CDS encoding UPF0164 family protein — translation MERVCVRTSRRSDCALFWRSHLAGILVLLSLVMLSGAARSQTSRPRLADFAFTQFRLVPIQPASRPASLGGAFIAIADDATAAAINPAGISFLSTPEISLSHSAGWHTTDFAVSRQEESNGRARQYQRIFDQTLVNITYPQWGFTFAAFRQVAFRSEFSFSRRQFLTLAPNRPLTLAEQLGAGGNFPGLASEHYCEVIHNAVVVARTLPGGVHLGLSLRATQLRLQLDERQYFEPALWQQTDFTGMPEQSVPVRIEGLYRIDHAQRSQFKPGYSLGMLFEFSPRWTLGAVYEHLPAYEIVNRITQPAYTLPDRTPGDGRDDSLHFTAEEKRVPFTLNLPDFLGFGLSWRAHVRLLLAADVLLYRSRGLLQGLHDDLPQDDVAGRDPDGLGDVAAHHHVSWRAGVEYRLIELGRIWPLRLGIYSEPNFGWQAVSRAPAVQREFPDKSGFLHFTSGAGVVLNNKVRFETSLDVSPERGQISLIGSAVLRL, via the coding sequence ATGGAACGGGTCTGCGTGCGCACGTCGCGGCGATCTGATTGCGCGCTGTTCTGGCGCAGCCACCTCGCCGGCATTCTGGTGCTGCTGTCGCTGGTCATGCTCTCCGGCGCCGCGCGCAGTCAAACCAGCCGCCCGCGTTTGGCTGATTTCGCCTTCACGCAATTTCGCCTGGTTCCGATTCAACCCGCGAGCCGGCCCGCGAGTCTGGGCGGCGCGTTCATCGCCATCGCGGATGATGCCACGGCCGCGGCCATCAATCCCGCCGGCATCAGTTTTTTGTCGACGCCGGAAATCAGCTTGAGTCATAGCGCCGGCTGGCACACCACGGATTTTGCCGTCAGCCGGCAGGAAGAATCCAACGGCCGCGCGCGGCAATACCAGCGGATCTTCGACCAGACGCTCGTCAACATCACTTACCCGCAGTGGGGTTTTACTTTCGCGGCCTTCCGCCAGGTGGCGTTTCGTTCGGAATTCAGTTTCAGCCGCCGGCAATTTCTCACCCTCGCGCCAAACCGGCCGTTGACACTGGCCGAGCAATTGGGCGCGGGCGGCAACTTTCCGGGACTGGCGAGCGAGCACTATTGCGAAGTGATTCACAATGCCGTGGTGGTGGCACGCACGCTGCCCGGCGGCGTGCATCTCGGCCTCTCGCTGCGCGCCACGCAGTTGCGGCTGCAGCTCGACGAACGCCAGTACTTCGAGCCTGCGCTGTGGCAGCAAACCGACTTCACCGGCATGCCCGAGCAAAGCGTGCCGGTGCGCATCGAGGGCCTCTATCGCATCGATCATGCCCAGCGCAGCCAGTTCAAGCCGGGCTACAGCCTGGGCATGCTGTTCGAATTCAGTCCCCGCTGGACGCTGGGCGCGGTGTATGAACATCTGCCCGCCTATGAAATCGTCAATCGCATCACGCAGCCGGCTTACACTTTACCCGACCGCACGCCCGGCGACGGCCGTGATGACTCCCTCCATTTCACTGCCGAAGAAAAACGCGTGCCCTTCACGCTCAATCTGCCGGACTTTCTCGGTTTCGGGCTGAGTTGGCGGGCGCATGTCCGTCTGTTGCTGGCCGCGGACGTGCTGCTTTATCGCAGCCGCGGATTGTTGCAGGGCCTGCATGATGATCTGCCGCAAGACGACGTCGCCGGCCGCGATCCCGATGGTTTGGGAGACGTGGCGGCGCACCATCACGTTTCCTGGCGCGCCGGCGTGGAGTATCGTTTGATCGAACTGGGCCGCATCTGGCCGTTGCGCCTGGGAATTTACTCCGAACCCAACTTCGGCTGGCAGGCCGTTTCACGCGCGCCGGCGGTGCAGCGCGAGTTTCCGGATAAATCCGGCTTCCTGCATTTCACTTCCGGCGCCGGCGTCGTGCTCAACAACAAGGTGCGCTTCGAAACGAGCCTGGATGTCAGTCCGGAACGAGGGCAAATCAGCCTGATCGGCTCGGCGGTGTTGCGTTTATGA
- a CDS encoding sigma-54-dependent Fis family transcriptional regulator, translating to MTDPQSDDLKQELLALQTLHRLAQALVIAPEADAILEQTVATATELTTAAGAALLLVQPGRFEAEVTSAGWFRTLARHAAAPDTGAAELQQLHRQLAGWIFKHRTALLSPWLPEDERFPGLAILGPPALAAAGVPIQAGEAVIGALVVVKGERLRSGENPMARLEPIAALVAPALQRLRRLQELAEENDYFRQTLIAQQGFPGMLAKSEAMQKVLALLQRVAPSDARVLIEGESGTGKELVARLLHEYGPRRGRKFLAVDCGAIPDNLLESELFGYVKGAFTGATQNRKGLLQEAEGGTLFLDEINNLPLPLQAKLMRVLQEGEVRPLGSNVTQKVDVRVVAASSRSLAELVKSGAFREDLYFRLKVVLLRLPALRERNGDVPLLAAHFLKKYAQQYQKPLTGFDPAAMQMLQRYHWPGNVRELEHAIEQAVVLAPPQAQCLTVNDLPEEVRPGAPAAAPLEEMASLSAAVEALERRMIQKALNATNGNKSQAAARLGLSRRGLLNKLERYQIATE from the coding sequence ATGACTGACCCACAGAGTGATGATCTGAAACAAGAACTGCTCGCCCTGCAGACCCTGCACCGGTTGGCGCAGGCCCTGGTGATCGCGCCAGAAGCCGATGCAATTCTCGAACAGACGGTTGCCACTGCCACCGAGCTGACGACCGCAGCCGGCGCAGCGCTGTTGCTGGTGCAACCGGGCCGGTTTGAAGCGGAAGTCACTTCTGCCGGCTGGTTTCGCACGCTCGCGCGCCACGCCGCCGCGCCCGACACCGGCGCAGCAGAACTGCAACAACTCCACCGTCAGTTGGCCGGCTGGATTTTCAAACATCGCACCGCGCTGCTTTCGCCGTGGCTGCCGGAAGATGAACGCTTTCCGGGTTTGGCGATTTTGGGTCCGCCCGCGCTGGCCGCAGCGGGCGTGCCGATTCAGGCAGGCGAGGCCGTCATCGGCGCGCTGGTGGTAGTGAAGGGAGAGAGGCTGCGCAGCGGCGAAAATCCGATGGCGCGGCTGGAGCCGATCGCCGCACTGGTCGCGCCGGCCCTACAACGCCTGCGCCGGCTGCAGGAATTGGCGGAGGAGAACGACTATTTTCGCCAGACGCTGATCGCGCAGCAGGGCTTCCCGGGCATGCTGGCGAAAAGCGAGGCCATGCAAAAAGTCCTGGCGCTGCTGCAACGGGTGGCGCCCAGCGACGCGCGCGTGTTGATCGAAGGCGAGAGCGGCACGGGCAAGGAACTCGTCGCGCGGCTGCTGCATGAGTATGGCCCGCGGCGCGGTCGCAAGTTTCTCGCCGTGGATTGCGGCGCGATTCCCGACAATCTATTGGAAAGCGAGCTGTTCGGCTATGTCAAGGGCGCGTTCACCGGCGCCACGCAGAATCGCAAAGGCCTGCTGCAAGAGGCGGAAGGTGGCACGCTCTTTCTCGACGAAATCAACAATCTGCCCCTGCCGCTGCAGGCCAAGCTCATGCGGGTGTTGCAGGAGGGCGAGGTGCGGCCGTTGGGCAGCAACGTCACGCAAAAGGTCGATGTGCGCGTGGTCGCGGCCAGCAGCCGCAGCCTGGCTGAGCTGGTCAAGAGCGGCGCGTTTCGCGAGGATTTGTATTTTCGTTTGAAAGTGGTGCTGTTGCGCCTGCCCGCGTTGCGGGAGCGCAACGGCGATGTGCCGCTGCTCGCCGCGCATTTTCTCAAAAAGTACGCGCAACAATATCAAAAGCCGCTCACCGGTTTCGATCCGGCGGCGATGCAGATGCTGCAACGCTATCACTGGCCGGGCAATGTGCGCGAGCTCGAGCATGCGATCGAGCAGGCCGTGGTCCTGGCGCCGCCGCAGGCGCAGTGTCTGACCGTGAATGACTTGCCGGAAGAGGTGCGGCCGGGCGCACCCGCGGCAGCGCCGCTCGAGGAAATGGCCAGCCTGTCCGCGGCCGTGGAGGCACTGGAACGCCGCATGATTCAAAAAGCGCTCAACGCAACCAACGGCAACAAATCACAAGCAGCAGCGCGCTTGGGACTGAGCCGCCGCGGTTTGTTGAACAAGCTGGAACGGTATCAAATCGCGACGGAGTGA
- a CDS encoding exodeoxyribonuclease IX, which produces MPTLYLIDASPYVFRAYFSIPASMRTPAGAASNAVYGYTAFLLDLLKREQPSHLAVAFDGSLTTSFRNDIYPAYKAQRELPPPELEAQFEACREVTAALGMCTFIDDRFEADDLIGTLLHKLGRKTGEFVIVSGDKDLAQLVGPRVTLWDFAKDRRLNEKGVKQHFGVRPQQVVDLLALMGDAVDNIPGVNGIGAKTAAALLAKFHDLDDLYARLAAVERMNLRGAAALRAKLEQGRASAMLSRQLATIATEAPVEANWRMLKYTGADRGKVEALFDRLGFGRIRERIPRWKK; this is translated from the coding sequence ATGCCCACGCTCTACCTCATTGACGCCAGCCCCTACGTCTTTCGCGCTTATTTTTCGATTCCCGCCTCGATGCGCACGCCCGCGGGCGCGGCCAGCAATGCCGTTTACGGTTACACCGCTTTCCTGCTCGATTTGCTCAAGCGCGAGCAGCCATCGCATCTCGCCGTGGCGTTTGACGGCAGCCTCACCACTTCGTTTCGCAATGACATTTACCCGGCTTACAAAGCCCAGCGTGAGCTGCCGCCGCCGGAGTTGGAAGCACAATTCGAGGCCTGCCGCGAAGTCACCGCCGCGCTGGGCATGTGCACGTTTATCGACGATCGCTTCGAGGCCGATGACTTGATCGGTACTCTTCTCCACAAACTGGGCCGCAAAACCGGCGAGTTCGTGATCGTCTCCGGCGACAAGGATCTGGCGCAACTCGTCGGCCCGCGGGTGACGCTGTGGGATTTTGCGAAAGATCGGCGTTTGAATGAAAAAGGCGTGAAACAGCATTTCGGTGTGCGACCCCAGCAGGTGGTGGACTTGCTGGCATTGATGGGAGACGCCGTCGACAATATTCCGGGCGTGAACGGTATCGGCGCGAAAACCGCCGCCGCCTTGCTGGCGAAATTCCATGACCTGGACGACTTGTACGCGCGGCTCGCCGCGGTCGAGCGCATGAACCTGCGCGGCGCGGCCGCGCTTCGCGCCAAGCTGGAGCAAGGCCGCGCCAGCGCGATGCTCTCGCGGCAGCTCGCCACCATCGCCACCGAGGCTCCGGTCGAAGCCAACTGGCGCATGCTGAAATACACCGGCGCCGATCGCGGCAAAGTGGAGGCATTGTTCGACCGGCTGGGCTTCGGCAGGATTCGCGAACGCATCCCCCGCTGGAAGAAATAG
- a CDS encoding carboxypeptidase regulatory-like domain-containing protein: MRVVRLWILLAATVILGLAFAGADNDKPAGSPAVKIEAAAPANGSVTGTVKYAGKAASKTKLPITKDTEVCGKQEHFDESLVVSANGGIKDVVVSITGVTGGKPMTALGSDFVIDQKGCMYNPHISVVPVKTPIRILNPDGILHNVHSYSTKNKEFNMSQPKFVKEKKISYDFAEVVTLKCDVHGWMSAKVMVVDHPYHAVTDADGNFTIADVPPGTYTVEYWQEKLGKQTAKVTVAAGAAAKADFSYPAAAK, translated from the coding sequence ATGCGAGTTGTACGTCTGTGGATCTTGCTGGCAGCGACAGTAATTCTCGGCTTGGCGTTTGCGGGAGCGGACAACGACAAACCTGCCGGCAGCCCTGCTGTGAAGATCGAAGCGGCGGCGCCGGCCAACGGTTCGGTCACCGGAACCGTGAAATACGCCGGCAAGGCGGCGTCCAAAACCAAGCTGCCCATCACCAAAGACACGGAAGTGTGCGGCAAGCAGGAACATTTCGATGAATCGCTGGTGGTGTCAGCGAACGGCGGCATCAAGGACGTGGTCGTGTCGATCACGGGCGTCACCGGCGGCAAACCGATGACTGCGCTGGGCAGCGATTTTGTCATCGACCAAAAAGGCTGCATGTACAACCCGCACATTTCCGTGGTGCCAGTGAAAACGCCGATTCGGATTCTCAATCCCGACGGCATCCTGCACAACGTGCACAGCTACAGCACCAAGAACAAAGAGTTCAACATGTCGCAGCCCAAGTTCGTGAAGGAGAAAAAGATCAGTTATGACTTCGCGGAAGTGGTGACGCTGAAGTGTGATGTACACGGCTGGATGAGCGCGAAAGTCATGGTGGTGGATCACCCCTACCATGCCGTGACCGACGCCGACGGCAATTTCACCATTGCCGATGTGCCGCCGGGAACCTACACGGTGGAATACTGGCAGGAGAAGCTGGGCAAGCAAACCGCCAAGGTGACTGTCGCTGCCGGCGCGGCTGCCAAGGCCGATTTCAGCTACCCTGCCGCGGCCAAGTGA